Proteins from a genomic interval of Rosa chinensis cultivar Old Blush chromosome 2, RchiOBHm-V2, whole genome shotgun sequence:
- the LOC112188703 gene encoding N6-adenosine-methyltransferase non-catalytic subunit MTB, with protein MDSPERNRSYVKRDVEDGSDLKSDRAGDDEEWEGSDKRKHRSSRSRKSGNGEEAGGLDGSGRRRSHADRSESRKRSGGSSNADSDEEDYDSRKESRSKLMKKKQEESSLEKLSSWYQDGELENRQDGGDKSGSRGLIRAEENERRKLASKLAQHENSHTKSKSKEERSHDGEHEKTLDRDSKYADRKESIREKAHGSSEQVRTSRRKWDESDGGKKAEESYHERSDSRSSKPSDPKYETSKEKTVSARNEPSESKIRGVDSSSERGTKSNNKEERKADAEKSKSKNRGEILEEDNRGSPITREDRSGKEKAEKHRQQRTPTARDAAEGRERSSNADDDASAGIKDKGAREFGNTTRSRTPERPGRRYQDSEHFEADYDRSFNLKRKELEKDGYRDDRPKGRDDNYSDRNRDREVPKENWKRRQPPSNDKDSKNGDISYDHSREWELPRHGRERGDNERPHGRSGNRKDGSRGEAVKTSSNFGISNENYDVIEIQTKPIDYGRAELGSNFSRRNEVGQQSDGKSAPIDEEWTRKSDMYGSGPPREDSKERYTDDTTSLRDQSSWKDDFDSHGVKGRGQRGSMPGRSAGGQSSSGGSQPPYGNAEPGPFNRNASQGVKGGRGGRGGRVRLTGRDGQQVAIPIPIMGSPFGPIGMPPPGPMQPLTPSMSPAPGPPMFPFSPPVWAGARGVDISMLTIPPTVPHGSSGPRFPPNMVSPTNPSMFFSQSGPGRGGPPSISGPGFNPAGPMGRGTPADKNQGGWVPHKSSGPPGKAPSRGEQNDYSQNFVDTGMRPQNFIRELELTNVVEDYPKLRELIQKKDEIVAKAASHPMYHKCDLKEFELSPEFFGTKFDVILVDPPWEEYVHRAPGVADHTEYWTFEEIMNLKIEAIADTPSFIFLWVGDGMGLEQGRQCLKKWGFRRCEDICWVKTNKTNATPGLRHDSHTLFQHSKEHCLMGIKGTVRRSTDGHIIHANIDTDVIIAEEPPYGSTQKPEDMYRIIEHFALGRRRLELFGEDHNIRAGWLTVGKGLSSSNFNAEAYLRNFADKDGKVWQGGGGRNPPPEAPHLVVTTPDIEALRPKSPMKNQQQMQHQQSASISLTTANSSNRRPAGNSPQNPGALSMNQEASSSNPSTPAPWASSPMEGFKGREGSIMPSDDKVFDMYGYSGQANGDYIDFESHRQMNLL; from the exons ATGGATTCACCTGAACGTAATCGGAGTTATGTGAAACGAGATGTGGAGGATGGTTCTGATTTGAAGAGCGATAGGGCGGGAGATGATGAAGAGTGGGAAGGCAGTGATAAGAGGAAGCATCGTTCGAGCAGATCAAGGAAATCGGGTAATGGAGAAGAGGCAGGAGGACTAGATGgcagtggaagaagaagaagtcatgcGGATAGAAGTGAGAGCCGTAAACGATCAGGTGGCTCTAGCAATGCGGATAGTGATGAAGAAGACTATGACTCGAGAAAAGAGTCGCGTTCTAAGCTcatgaagaagaaacaagaagagAGTAGTTTGGAGAAGTTGAGCAGCTGGTATCAGGATGGAGAATTGGAGAATAGGCAAGATGGTGGAGATAAGTCAGGGAGTAGAGGGCTGATTAGAGctgaagaaaatgaaagaaggaAACTGGCTTCAAAGCTTGCACAGCACGAGAATTCCCACACTAAAAGTAAGAGCAAAGAAGAAAGGTCTCATGATGGAGAACATGAAAAGACACTGGACAGAGACTCCAAGTATGCTGACAGGAAAGAAAGCATTCGAGAGAAGGCTCATGGATCTTCCGAACAGGTGAGGACTTCGAGAAGAAAATGGGATGAATCAGACGGTGGCAAGAAAGCAGAAGAGAGTTATCATGAAAGATCTGATTCAAGAAGCAGTAAGCCTTCTGATCCTAAGTATGAGACTTCTAAAGAGAAAACTGTGTCAGCAAGAAATGAACCAAGCGAAAGTAAAATCAGGGGAGTAGATTCAAGCAGTGAAAGGGGTACTAAATCTAATAACAAGGAAGAGAGAAAAGCTGATGCGGAAAAGAGTAAGAGCAAAAACAGGGGAGAAATACTTGAAGAAGATAACAGGGGCAGTCCTATCACTCGTGAAGACAGATCAGGCAAGGAGAAAGCTGAAAAGCATAGACAGCAGAGAACTCCCACTGCTCGCGATGCTGCTGAGGGCAGGGAGAGGTCGTCTAATGCAGATGACGATGCAAGTGCAGGGATTAAAGATAAGGGTGCTAGAGAATTTGGAAATACTACCAGGTCAAGGACACCTGAGAGGCCCGGGAGGCGATATCAGGATTCAGAACACTTTGAGGCGGATTATGACCGAAGTTTTAATCTCAAGCGGAAGGAACTGGAAAAAGATGGTTATAGGGACGACCGACCTAAAGGCAGAGATGATAATTATAGTGACAGGAATAGGGACCGGGAAGTCCCCAAAGAGAACTGGAAAAGACGGCAACCCCCCAGTAATGACAAGGATTCCAAAAATGGGGATATTAGTTATGATCATAGCAGGGAGTGGGAGCTGCCGAGACATGGTCGTGAGAGGGGTGACAACGAAAGACCTCATGGTCGGTCTGGTAATAGGAAAGATGGAAGCCGGGGTGAAGCTGTGAAAACTTCATCAAACTTTGGAATTTCAAATGAAAATTATGATGTGATTGAGATCCAAACTAAGCCAATAGATTATGGAAGAGCAGAGTTGGGATCCAACTTTTCTAGGAGAAACGAAGTTGGTCAACAATCTGATGGAAAATCAGCACCAATTGATGAAGAATGGACAAGGAAGAGTGATATGTATGGGTCTGGACCACCTAGGGAAGATTCAAAGGAAAGATATACTGATGATACTACCTCCTTGCGAGATCAGAGTTCATGGAAGGATGACTTTGACTCCCATGGAGTGAAGGGAAGGGGACAAAGAGGTTCTATGCCTGGCCGCAGTGCTGGTGGCCAGAGTTCTAGTGGTGGTTCACAGCCTCCATATGGAAATGCAGAGCCAGGACCCTTCAATAGAAATGCTTCTCAAGGAGTGAAAGGGGGTAGAGGCGGGAGAGGAGGAAGGGTTAGGCTTACTGGAAGAGACGGCCAGCAGGTAGCAATCCCAATTCCAATAATGGGATCACCATTTGGACCTATTGGAATGCCTCCGCCTGGACCCATGCAGCCACTTACCCCTAGCATGTCACCAGCTCCAGGTCCGCCAATGTTTCCATTTTCTCCACCTGTGTGGGCTGGGGCTCGAGGTGTTGACATCAGTATGTTAACCATCCCACCCACTGTTCCTCATGGATCATCAGGCCCAAGATTTCCTCCTAATATGGTGTCTCCAACTAACCCTTCCATGTTTTTTAGCCAATCTGGGCCTGGAAGAGGAGGTCCTCCGAGCATATCTGGCCCTGGTTTTAATCCCGCAGGGCCAATGGGACGAGGTACTCCTGCTGATAAAAATCAAGGTGGTTGGGTTCCTCATAAAAGTAGTGGACCTCCTGGTAAAGCTCCTTCTAGAGGAGAGCAGAACGATTACTCTCAAAATTTTGTTGATACTGGTATGCGGCCCCAGAATTTCATCAGGGAGCTAGAGCTTACAAATGTTGTGGAGGATTACCCCAAGCTTAGGGAGCTTATACAGAAAAAAGATGAGATTGTGGCAAAAGCTGCTTCTCATCCCATGTACCATAAATGTGACCTGAAAGAGTTTGAGCTGTCTCCGGAGTTCTTTGGAACCAAATTTGATGTGATTCTTGTTGATCCACCATGGGAGGAATACGTTCATCGCGCTCCTGGTGTTGCTGACCATACAGAGTATTGGACATTTGAAGAAATAATGAACCTTAAGATTGAG GCAATAGCAGACACACCTTCCTTTATTTTCCTTTGGGTGGGTGATGGCATGGGTCTTGAGCAAGGTCGTCAATGTCTGAAAAAG TGGGGATTTCGTAGGTGTGAAGATATATGTTGGGTGAAGACGAACAAAACTAATGCAACTCCTGGTTTGCGGCATGATTCTCACACATTGTTTCAGCACTCAAAG GAACATTGCTTGATGGGAATAAAAGGCACCGTTCGTCGCAGCACTGATGGCCATATAATCCATGCCAACATTGATACCGATGTAATAATAGCTGAGGAACCCCCATATG GTTCAACCCAGAAGCCTGAGGACATGTACAGGATAATTGAGCATTTTGCCCTTGGTCGCAGGAGGCTTGAGCTCTTTGGTGAAGACCACAATATTCGGGCTGGTTGGCTGACTGTTGGTAAAGGATTATCCTCATCAAACTTTAATGCCGAG GCTTATCTCCGGAACTTTGCTGACAAGGATGGGAAAGTTTGGCAAGGAGGGGGTGGACGAAATCCACCTCCAGAGGCACCTCATCTGGTTGTAACAACCCCTGATATAGAAGCCCTTCGGCCCAAGTCACCAATGAAAAACCAGCAACAGATGCAGCACCAGCAATCAGCATCTATTTCTCTGACAACAGCAAATTCCTCTAACAGAAGGCCTGCTGGAAACTCACCCCAAAATCCAGGCGCTTTAAGTATGAACCAAGAAGCTTCAAGTTCCAATCCCTCAACTCCAGCTCCTTGGGCTTCTTCGCCAATGGAGGGTTTTAAAGGGAGAGAAGGCAGCATTATGCCTTCAGATGATAAGGTTTTTGATATGTATGGTTACAGCGGACAGGCAAATGGTGACTATATAGATTTTGAGTCTCACAGACAAATGAATTTGTTGTAA
- the LOC112184610 gene encoding protein MIZU-KUSSEI 1: MGEPTKSVSKEQDRPSASSSTQTTNVPPAPPLPNPSTHSSLLQPSIKKKNKTKVFRVFRSVIRSFPIITPTACKMPSLPGGKLDSNRTVTSGVRVSGTLFGYRKGRVSLSIQESSKTLPSFIVELAMQTNVLQKEMSSGMVRIALECEKRGEKDKTKLMDEPVWTMFCNGKKTGYAVKREATEEDLNVMELLKAVTMGAGVLPGKSDVEGPDGEMAYMRALFERVVGSKDSETLYMLSPEGNNGPELSIFFVRI, from the coding sequence ATGGGGGAGCCAACAAAATCTGTATCAAAAGAACAGGACCGTCCGTCAGCATCCTCCTCCACCCAGACAACCAACGTACCACCGGCGCCGCCACTTCCAAATCCCAGCACACACTCGAGCCTCCTCCAGCCCTccattaaaaagaaaaacaaaaccaaagtcTTCCGCGTCTTCAGATCCGTCATCCGGTCCTTTCCCATCATCACACCCACAGCATGCAAAATGCCGTCCCTCCCCGGCGGCAAGCTCGATTCCAACCGCACCGTTACTTCTGGTGTCCGAGTCAGCGGCACGCTGTTCGGGTACCGGAAGGGCCGGGTGAGCCTGTCAATACAGGAAAGCTCTAAGACTCTCCCCAGCTTCATTGTCGAGCTAGCCATGCAAACCAACGTGCTGCAGAAGGAGATGAGCTCAGGGATGGTGAGGATCGCTCTCGAGTGCGAGAAGAGAGGTGAAAAAGACAAGACGAAGCTCATGGACGAGCCTGTTTGGACTATGTTTTGCAATGGGAAGAAGACGGGTTATGCGGTTAAGAGGGAGGCCACGGAGGAGGACTTGAATGTCATGGAGCTGCTCAAGGCTGTGACTATGGGAGCGGGCGTGTTGCCCGGGAAGTCAGACGTTGAGGGCCCGGATGGTGAGATGGCGTACATGCGGGCCCTCTTCGAGCGGGTtgtgggttcgaaggattccGAAACGTTGTATATGTTGAGCCCGGAAGGGAATAATGGGCCTGAGCTCAGTATTTTCTTTGTAAGGATTTGA
- the LOC112187326 gene encoding stress enhanced protein 2, chloroplastic — protein MATAAGGIRCELRRFQTPAVRSGGDQPLPPAQVPVPKLTKNAKIVLQPRLCTLRSYGSDLVSVMKTSKDGRAVGDEAMSFFATLSDYIDSTKKSQDFEIVSGRLAMVVFAATVTMEVVTGNSLFGKVGKEGIAEAAGVGLAAVTCAVVAAWISSARTRVGRIFTLGCNSFIDSLIDQIVDGLFYETEITDWSDDV, from the exons ATGGCCACGGCGGCGGGCGGGATTCGCTGCGAGCTGAGGAGGTTCCAGACTCCGGCGGTCCGCAGCGGAGGAGATCAGCCTCTCCCTCCGGCTCAGGTTCCAGTTCCGAAATTGACGAAGAACGCAAAGATCGTGCTTCAGCCTCGGCTATGCACTCTGAGATCGTACGGCTCGGATCTCGTCAGTGTAATGAAAACAAGCAAAGATGGTAGAGCTGTAGGCGATGAAGCGATGTCGTTTTTCGCAACTCTGTCGGACTACATCGACAGCACCAAAAAGAGCCAGGATTTCGAGATCGTCTCCGGTCGTCTGGCTATG GTGGTGTTTGCGGCGACGGTGACGATGGAGGTGGTGACCGGAAACTCGTTGTTCGGGAAAGTAGGGAAGGAAGGGATAGCGGAAGCGGCGGGGGTTGGTTTGGCTGCGGTGACCTGTGCTGTGGTTGCTGCTTGGATATCCAGTGCTCGAACCCGAGTGGGTCGGATCTTCACTCTGGGATGTAACTCGTTTATAGATTCGCTGATTGATCAGATCGTCGACGGCTTGTTCTACGAGACCGAGATTACTGATTGGTCTGACGACGTCTGA
- the LOC112188704 gene encoding 4-alpha-glucanotransferase, chloroplastic/amyloplastic isoform X1 yields the protein MAVATSLSLLPSTLSPKLSSNSSILFSSAQFPPCRTTIPLFRMKHAAVLTSSAYAVGEDLPLDYGEVFPQPDPTDRRRAGVVLHPTSFKGPYGIGDLGEEAFRFIDWLHDAGFSLWQVLPLVPPGRKANEEGSPYSGQDANCGNTLLISLDELVKDGLLTKEELPNPVDAERVNYAAVAAMKDPLITKAAERLIMSEGDLKRQLEDFRRHPDISCWLEDAAFFAAIDSSLDAFSWYEWPEPLKDRHLAALEDIYQSKEHFINVFIAEQFLFQRQWQRVRKYAQLKGISIMGDMPIYVGYHSADVWANRKHFLLNRKGYPLLVSGVPPDAFSETGQLWGSPLYDWKAMEKDGFSWWIRRIRRAQNIYDEFRIDHFRGLAGFWAVPSEAKVAMVGKWKAGPGKSFFDAIFRAVGKTNIIAEDLGVITEDVIQLRKSIGAPGMAVLQFGFGSDAANPHLPHNHERNQVVYTGTHDNDTIRGWWDVLPQEEKSNVLKYLSINEEEGISWAMIKVALSSVAQTAIMPMQDILRLGSSARMNIPATQFGNWGWRMPSSVSFDSLETEALQLKDILSMYGRV from the exons atggcCGTTGCTACTTCTCTCTCACTCCTCCCCTCCACTCTCTCTCCCAAGCTCTCCTCCAACTCCTCAATCCTCTTCTCCTCCGCTCAATTCCCTCCCTGTAGGACCACAATCCCACTCTTCCGAATGAAACACGCCGCCGTTTTGACCTCCTCCGCTTACGCCGTCGGCGAGGACTTGCCTCTCGACTACGGCGAGGTCTTCCCCCAGCCGGATCCGACCGACCGCAGAAGAGCCGGCGTCGTCCTCCATCCGACGTCGTTTAAGGGACCTTACGGCATTGGCGATCTCGGAGAGGAGGCCTTTCGCTTCATCGACTGGCTTCACGACGCCGGCTTCTCGCTCTGGCAGGTCCTCCCGCTCGTTCCTCCGGGCCGGAAGGCCAATGAGGAAGGATCACCATATTCTGGACAG gatGCGAATTGCGGAAACACTTTGTTGATATCTCTTGATGAGCTTGTGAAGGATGGATTGTTGACAAAGGAAGAGCTTCCGAATCCAGT TGATGCGGAGCGTGTGAATTACGCAGCCGTTGCTGCCATGAAAGATCCTTTGATAACTAAG GCTGCAGAGAGGCTTATTATGAGTGAAGGTGATCTTAAAAGGCAGCTTGAAGATTTCCGCAGACACCCTGATATATCAT GCTGGCTTGAAGATGCAGCTTTTTTTGCTGCAATTGACAGCAGTTTAGATGCTTTTAGCTGGTACGAGTGGCCTGAACCCTTGAAAGATCGTCATCTTGCAGCCTTAGAAGACATTTATCAGAGCAAAGAGCATTTT ATAAATGTATTCATCGCCGAACAATTTTTGTTCCAAAGGCAGTGGCAGAGAGTTCGCAAGTATGCACAGTTAAAGGGGATCAGTATCATGGGAGACATGCCCATTTATGTAGGATATCATAGTGCAGATGTTTGGGCCAATAGAAAACATTTTTTGCTG AACAGAAAAGGTTATCCTCTTCTAGTTAGTGGTGTTCCCCCTGATGCCTTCAGTGAAACTGGTCAGCTATGGGGCAG CCCCCTATATGATTGGAAAGCGATGGAGAAAGATGGATTTTCATGGTGGATACGCCGCATACGAAGAGCACAAAACATATATGATGAATTCAGAATAGACCACTTCAGAGGGCTTGCCGGCTTCTGGGCTGTTCCTTCTG AAGCAAAAGTTGCAATGGTTGGAAAATGGAAG GCAGGACCTGGAAAATCCTTTTTTGATGCCATATTCAGAGCAGTTGGGAAGACCAACATAATAGCTGAAGATTTG GGTGTCATCACTGAGGACGTAATTCAGCTCAGGAAGTCCATTGGGGCACCTGGAATGGCTGTACTCCAATTTG GTTTTGGAAGTGATGCTGCTAATCCTCATTTACCTCATAATCATGAGCGCAATCAAGTTGTTTACACTGGAACTCATGATAATGACACG ATTCGAGGTTGGTGGGATGTTTTACCCCAAGAAGAGAAGTCCAAT GTTCTGAAATATCTTTCAATTAATGAAGAAGAAGGTATCTCATGGGCAATGATAAAGGTTGCGTTATCTTCTGTCGCCCAAACAGCAATCATGCCTATGCAAGATATTCTTAGGTTAGGAAGTTCTGCCAGGATGAATATTCCTGCAACACAG TTTGGAAATTGGGGTTGGAGGATGCCTAGTTCTGTGAGCTTTGATAGCTTGGAGACAGAAGCTTTGCAACTGAAGGACATATTGTCGATGTACGGGCGCGTGTAG
- the LOC112188704 gene encoding 4-alpha-glucanotransferase, chloroplastic/amyloplastic isoform X2 — MAVATSLSLLPSTLSPKLSSNSSILFSSAQFPPCRTTIPLFRMKHAAVLTSSAYAVGEDLPLDYGEVFPQPDPTDRRRAGVVLHPTSFKGPYGIGDLGEEAFRFIDWLHDAGFSLWQVLPLVPPGRKANEEGSPYSGQDANCGNTLLISLDELVKDGLLTKEELPNPVDAERVNYAAVAAMKDPLITKAAERLIMSEGDLKRQLEDFRRHPDISCWLEDAAFFAAIDSSLDAFSWYEWPEPLKDRHLAALEDIYQSKEHFINVFIAEQFLFQRQWQRVRKYAQLKGISIMGDMPIYVGYHSADVWANRKHFLLNRKGYPLLVSGVPPDAFSETGQLWGSPLYDWKAMEKDGFSWWIRRIRRAQNIYDEFRIDHFRGLAGFWAVPSEAKVAMVGKWKAGPGKSFFDAIFRAVGKTNIIAEDLGVITEDVIQLRKSIGAPGMAVLQFGFGSDAANPHLPHNHERNQVVYTGTHDNDTILNEAC, encoded by the exons atggcCGTTGCTACTTCTCTCTCACTCCTCCCCTCCACTCTCTCTCCCAAGCTCTCCTCCAACTCCTCAATCCTCTTCTCCTCCGCTCAATTCCCTCCCTGTAGGACCACAATCCCACTCTTCCGAATGAAACACGCCGCCGTTTTGACCTCCTCCGCTTACGCCGTCGGCGAGGACTTGCCTCTCGACTACGGCGAGGTCTTCCCCCAGCCGGATCCGACCGACCGCAGAAGAGCCGGCGTCGTCCTCCATCCGACGTCGTTTAAGGGACCTTACGGCATTGGCGATCTCGGAGAGGAGGCCTTTCGCTTCATCGACTGGCTTCACGACGCCGGCTTCTCGCTCTGGCAGGTCCTCCCGCTCGTTCCTCCGGGCCGGAAGGCCAATGAGGAAGGATCACCATATTCTGGACAG gatGCGAATTGCGGAAACACTTTGTTGATATCTCTTGATGAGCTTGTGAAGGATGGATTGTTGACAAAGGAAGAGCTTCCGAATCCAGT TGATGCGGAGCGTGTGAATTACGCAGCCGTTGCTGCCATGAAAGATCCTTTGATAACTAAG GCTGCAGAGAGGCTTATTATGAGTGAAGGTGATCTTAAAAGGCAGCTTGAAGATTTCCGCAGACACCCTGATATATCAT GCTGGCTTGAAGATGCAGCTTTTTTTGCTGCAATTGACAGCAGTTTAGATGCTTTTAGCTGGTACGAGTGGCCTGAACCCTTGAAAGATCGTCATCTTGCAGCCTTAGAAGACATTTATCAGAGCAAAGAGCATTTT ATAAATGTATTCATCGCCGAACAATTTTTGTTCCAAAGGCAGTGGCAGAGAGTTCGCAAGTATGCACAGTTAAAGGGGATCAGTATCATGGGAGACATGCCCATTTATGTAGGATATCATAGTGCAGATGTTTGGGCCAATAGAAAACATTTTTTGCTG AACAGAAAAGGTTATCCTCTTCTAGTTAGTGGTGTTCCCCCTGATGCCTTCAGTGAAACTGGTCAGCTATGGGGCAG CCCCCTATATGATTGGAAAGCGATGGAGAAAGATGGATTTTCATGGTGGATACGCCGCATACGAAGAGCACAAAACATATATGATGAATTCAGAATAGACCACTTCAGAGGGCTTGCCGGCTTCTGGGCTGTTCCTTCTG AAGCAAAAGTTGCAATGGTTGGAAAATGGAAG GCAGGACCTGGAAAATCCTTTTTTGATGCCATATTCAGAGCAGTTGGGAAGACCAACATAATAGCTGAAGATTTG GGTGTCATCACTGAGGACGTAATTCAGCTCAGGAAGTCCATTGGGGCACCTGGAATGGCTGTACTCCAATTTG GTTTTGGAAGTGATGCTGCTAATCCTCATTTACCTCATAATCATGAGCGCAATCAAGTTGTTTACACTGGAACTCATGATAATGACACG ATTTTGAATGAAGCTTGTTAA